One Paraburkholderia sp. HP33-1 genomic region harbors:
- a CDS encoding acyl-CoA dehydrogenase: protein MQDALIINTRDLEFQLFEVLEAETLTQRARHADHSRETFNAALETAHAVAVEKFAPHNRLLDEHEPQFDGQRVTMPHEVKDALDALRTTGFLATGKDYEWGGMQLPSVISFACLSLFQSANIATSSYAMLTSANANVIERFGSEAQKRKYLGALLEGRAFGTMALTEPQAGSSLSDLTTTATPNPDGTWSIRGNKIFISGGDHELSENIVHLVLARIPGGPPGVKGISLFTVPKFRVNDDGSLGERNDVALAGLIHKMGWLGTTSTMLSFGEHGECVGELVGEPHHGLAYMFHMMNEARIGVGLGAVMLGYRGYLASLDYARERPQGRHPTNKNPLDPQLPLIEHADVRRMLLAQKAYVEGAYALSLYAARLVDEQNTGESENARAEAGLLLDLLTPIVKSWPSQWCLEANSLAIQIHGGYGYTREYPVEQFYRDNRLNMIHEGTHGIQAIDLLGRKVTMKQGAALKLLARELQRTIDAAREHAPLQAHADALGAAWRDLSGTLEALLPALASDTDRALANANAFLEAFGHIVLAWTWLRQALVANAALPRANGAADQDFYRGKLHACQWFFRCELPRVASMLALLRTLDDTTLSMAPQWF, encoded by the coding sequence TGGAATTCCAGCTATTCGAAGTGCTCGAAGCCGAGACGCTGACGCAGCGTGCGCGTCACGCCGATCACAGCCGCGAGACCTTCAACGCGGCGCTCGAAACCGCGCATGCCGTAGCGGTCGAGAAATTCGCGCCGCACAACCGGTTATTGGACGAGCACGAGCCGCAGTTCGACGGCCAGCGCGTGACGATGCCGCACGAGGTCAAGGACGCGCTCGACGCGTTGCGCACGACCGGCTTTCTCGCCACGGGCAAGGATTACGAATGGGGCGGCATGCAGCTGCCGTCGGTGATTTCGTTCGCGTGTCTGTCGCTGTTCCAGAGCGCGAATATCGCGACGTCGTCTTACGCGATGTTGACGAGCGCGAATGCGAACGTGATCGAACGGTTTGGCTCCGAGGCGCAGAAGCGCAAGTACCTCGGCGCGCTCCTCGAAGGCCGCGCGTTCGGCACGATGGCGCTGACCGAGCCGCAGGCGGGATCGAGTCTGTCGGACTTGACCACCACGGCGACACCGAACCCGGACGGCACCTGGTCGATTCGCGGCAACAAGATTTTCATCTCGGGCGGCGATCACGAGTTGAGCGAGAACATCGTGCATCTGGTGCTCGCGCGTATTCCCGGCGGGCCGCCGGGGGTCAAGGGCATTTCGCTGTTCACGGTCCCGAAGTTCCGCGTCAACGACGACGGCAGCCTCGGCGAGCGCAATGACGTCGCGCTCGCTGGCCTGATTCACAAGATGGGCTGGCTCGGCACGACCTCGACGATGCTGTCGTTCGGCGAACATGGCGAGTGCGTCGGCGAGCTGGTCGGCGAGCCGCATCACGGGCTCGCTTATATGTTCCATATGATGAACGAGGCGCGCATCGGCGTCGGTCTCGGCGCGGTGATGCTCGGCTATCGCGGCTATCTGGCCTCGCTCGACTATGCGCGCGAGCGGCCGCAAGGACGTCATCCGACCAACAAGAATCCGCTCGATCCGCAATTGCCGCTGATCGAACACGCGGACGTGCGCCGCATGCTGCTCGCGCAAAAGGCCTACGTGGAAGGGGCTTACGCGTTGAGCCTTTACGCGGCGCGGCTCGTCGATGAACAGAACACCGGCGAAAGCGAGAACGCGCGCGCCGAGGCCGGGCTGCTGCTCGATCTGCTCACGCCGATCGTCAAGTCGTGGCCGTCGCAATGGTGTCTCGAAGCGAACAGCCTCGCGATCCAGATTCACGGCGGCTACGGCTACACGCGCGAATATCCGGTCGAGCAGTTCTATCGCGACAATCGCCTGAACATGATTCACGAAGGCACGCACGGCATTCAGGCGATCGACCTGCTCGGCCGCAAGGTCACGATGAAACAGGGTGCCGCGCTGAAGCTGCTCGCCCGCGAGCTACAGCGAACGATCGACGCCGCGCGCGAGCATGCACCGCTACAGGCCCACGCCGATGCACTCGGCGCGGCATGGCGCGATCTGAGCGGCACGCTCGAAGCGCTGCTGCCCGCGCTCGCAAGCGATACCGACCGCGCGCTCGCCAACGCGAACGCGTTCCTCGAAGCATTCGGACATATTGTGTTGGCGTGGACGTGGTTGCGGCAGGCGCTGGTGGCCAACGCGGCGTTGCCACGCGCGAACGGCGCGGCGGATCAGGACTTCTATCGCGGCAAGCTGCACGCGTGCCAGTGGTTCTTCCGTTGCGAGCTGCCGCGCGTGGCGTCGATGCTGGCGCTATTGCGCACGCTCGACGATACGACGCTCAGCATGGCGCCGCAGTGGTTCTGA
- a CDS encoding BON domain-containing protein: MKTLNLVKALGIALCVASASSAYAQASDAQAPAATTAAPATSNRAADRKLGRDVRRALARAQGFNVSNVFVRARSGAVTLTGSVPDGSMIQQAADVTKGVPGVTSVNNRLTLGVPAGGGNGGGG; the protein is encoded by the coding sequence GTGAAAACACTCAATCTTGTGAAGGCGCTCGGTATTGCCTTGTGCGTGGCGAGCGCATCCAGCGCCTATGCCCAGGCAAGCGATGCTCAGGCGCCCGCCGCCACGACAGCCGCGCCCGCCACGTCGAACCGAGCGGCGGATCGCAAGCTCGGCCGCGACGTGCGGCGCGCGCTCGCTAGAGCGCAGGGCTTCAACGTGTCGAACGTGTTCGTGCGGGCGCGCAGCGGCGCGGTGACGTTGACGGGCTCGGTGCCGGACGGCAGCATGATCCAGCAGGCTGCCGACGTCACCAAAGGCGTTCCGGGCGTGACCTCGGTGAACAACAGGCTCACGCTGGGCGTGCCGGCCGGCGGCGGCAATGGTGGAGGAGGCTGA
- a CDS encoding DUF1501 domain-containing protein, whose product MLSRRRFLSVAAAGAGALFVSPHIAFAHVATDRRFVFVIQRGAADGLNIVVPYADPAYATLRGPLAIDASTAPHLDGTFALHPALAQVAKLYADREVLFVHAVASPYRDRSHFDGQNVLETGGTSPYQMNDGWLNRLAAQLPATRENAIAFAPTVPMALRGPAAVTSYAPSALPQAPDDLLARVSQLYEQDAQLRPLWESAMAARGLAGDAGARQDPASLGKLAASFLARDDGPRIAMIETGGWDTHSAQNARLANQLKALDTMLAALRDGMGSSWSKTTVLAATEFGRTAAANGTGGTDHGTGSVAMVLGGSVQGGRVIADWPGLAPHQLYQSRDLKPTASLDALISGTASESLGLDPERTAAALFGRTVAGRPMTGVVRA is encoded by the coding sequence ATGCTGTCACGCCGCCGGTTTCTGAGCGTCGCCGCCGCTGGTGCCGGCGCGCTGTTTGTGTCGCCCCATATTGCGTTCGCGCACGTCGCGACCGACCGCCGCTTCGTGTTCGTGATCCAGCGTGGCGCGGCCGATGGCCTGAACATCGTCGTGCCGTACGCGGACCCCGCGTATGCGACGCTGCGCGGGCCGCTCGCGATCGACGCGTCGACCGCGCCGCATCTGGATGGCACGTTCGCTTTGCATCCGGCGCTCGCGCAAGTCGCGAAGCTGTACGCGGATCGCGAAGTGCTGTTCGTGCACGCGGTCGCCTCGCCCTATCGTGACCGCTCGCATTTCGATGGACAGAACGTGCTGGAAACGGGTGGCACGTCGCCGTATCAGATGAACGACGGTTGGCTCAACCGGCTCGCCGCGCAACTGCCCGCCACCCGCGAAAACGCGATCGCGTTCGCGCCGACCGTGCCGATGGCGCTGCGCGGGCCGGCCGCGGTGACGTCGTATGCACCGTCGGCGTTGCCGCAGGCGCCCGACGATCTGCTCGCGCGCGTGTCGCAGCTCTACGAGCAGGACGCGCAGTTGCGTCCGCTGTGGGAATCGGCGATGGCGGCGCGCGGCCTCGCGGGCGATGCCGGCGCGCGTCAGGACCCAGCGAGCCTCGGCAAGCTCGCGGCGAGTTTTCTGGCGCGCGACGACGGTCCGCGCATCGCGATGATCGAAACCGGCGGGTGGGACACGCATAGTGCGCAGAACGCGCGGCTCGCTAATCAGCTGAAGGCGCTCGACACGATGCTCGCGGCGCTGCGCGACGGCATGGGGTCATCGTGGAGCAAGACCACGGTGCTGGCCGCGACGGAGTTCGGCCGGACCGCGGCCGCGAACGGCACGGGCGGCACCGATCATGGCACCGGCTCGGTCGCGATGGTGCTTGGGGGTTCCGTGCAGGGTGGTCGCGTGATCGCGGATTGGCCGGGCCTCGCGCCGCATCAGCTTTATCAGTCGCGTGACCTGAAGCCGACCGCTTCGCTCGATGCGCTGATCTCCGGCACCGCGAGTGAAAGTCTCGGACTCGATCCCGAACGCACCGCGGCGGCGCTGTTTGGCCGAACCGTGGCGGGCAGACCGATGACGGGAGTCGTGCGAGCGTGA
- a CDS encoding DUF1800 domain-containing protein produces the protein MANSPNLNSAAVALNRFGLGARADETPPADPKGWLLAQFEQYQARPAAWANQPDSIALSKELLQQRMQIEQQAKQTAGEGTNASSAATNTAAAIQTDAQAARQSERKALRVEILDMYRSSVNARVASALTTPTPFIERLVHFWANHFAVSTEKPGVAALAGSFEAEAIRPHVLGRFEDMLVAVERHPAMQLFLDQARSVGPDSMAALRAVQRNPDNKRGLNENLAREIMELHTLGVRSGYSQDDVTEFARALTGWSLVGNPGNGGANANRRALEQNGEPGSFVFRPALHEPGSRTIMGRRYDDAGEQQALAILHDLAHAPATARHIGTKLARHFVADDPPAGVSERLADAFTRSDGDLPTVYRALIDTPQAWSPGAMKFKTPWEWTISSMRGLGWHDLGNQQSAPILTQLGQPVWRPGSPAGYDDIAASWAAPDALVRRVEVAQRFAARVGDRLDARSLGQTLLAGSLSEPTATAVSRAESASTAIALLLVSPDFQRR, from the coding sequence ATGGCCAACTCACCGAACCTGAATTCCGCAGCGGTCGCACTGAACCGCTTCGGCCTCGGCGCGCGCGCGGACGAGACGCCGCCCGCCGATCCGAAGGGCTGGCTGCTCGCGCAATTCGAGCAGTACCAGGCGCGGCCGGCCGCGTGGGCGAACCAGCCCGATTCGATCGCGTTGTCGAAGGAGCTCTTGCAGCAACGCATGCAGATCGAGCAGCAGGCGAAACAGACGGCGGGCGAGGGGACCAACGCTAGCAGTGCCGCGACCAACACCGCAGCCGCCATCCAGACCGACGCGCAAGCTGCCAGGCAATCCGAACGAAAGGCGCTGCGAGTCGAAATCCTCGACATGTACCGCTCGTCGGTCAACGCGCGCGTCGCCAGCGCGCTGACCACGCCGACGCCGTTCATCGAACGGCTCGTGCATTTCTGGGCAAATCACTTCGCGGTGTCAACCGAAAAGCCTGGCGTCGCGGCGCTCGCCGGGTCGTTCGAAGCGGAGGCGATTCGCCCGCACGTGCTTGGCCGTTTCGAGGACATGCTGGTGGCCGTCGAGCGTCATCCGGCCATGCAGCTGTTCCTCGACCAGGCCCGCTCGGTCGGCCCCGACAGCATGGCCGCGCTGCGCGCCGTGCAACGCAATCCGGACAACAAACGCGGACTCAACGAGAACCTCGCGCGCGAGATCATGGAACTGCATACGCTCGGCGTGCGCAGCGGCTATAGCCAGGACGACGTGACCGAGTTCGCGCGCGCCCTGACCGGCTGGAGCCTCGTCGGCAATCCGGGGAACGGCGGCGCCAACGCGAACCGCCGCGCGCTGGAGCAGAACGGCGAACCCGGCAGCTTTGTGTTTCGTCCCGCGCTGCACGAGCCCGGCTCGCGCACGATCATGGGACGCCGCTACGACGATGCCGGCGAACAGCAGGCGCTCGCGATCCTGCACGACCTCGCGCACGCGCCGGCCACCGCGCGGCATATCGGCACGAAGCTTGCCCGTCATTTCGTCGCCGACGATCCGCCTGCGGGCGTGAGCGAACGTCTCGCCGACGCGTTCACGCGCAGCGACGGCGATCTGCCGACCGTCTATCGCGCGTTGATCGATACGCCGCAAGCGTGGTCGCCGGGCGCGATGAAGTTCAAGACGCCGTGGGAGTGGACCATTTCGTCGATGCGCGGACTCGGCTGGCACGACCTCGGCAATCAGCAGAGCGCGCCGATCCTCACGCAACTCGGCCAGCCGGTATGGCGTCCCGGTTCGCCCGCCGGCTACGACGATATCGCCGCGAGCTGGGCCGCACCCGATGCGCTCGTGCGCCGCGTCGAAGTCGCGCAGCGTTTCGCCGCGCGCGTCGGCGACCGGCTCGATGCGCGCTCGCTCGGCCAGACCTTGCTGGCTGGCTCGCTCAGCGAGCCGACGGCCACGGCGGTGTCGCGAGCTGAAAGCGCGTCGACGGCGATCGCGTTGCTGCTCGTATCGCCCGATTTTCAACGGAGATGA
- a CDS encoding periplasmic heavy metal sensor: MNGCSWKYALLGSAALNVFLLGSIAGGAYQWFAAHGANQPAAAQDQRALRFAAGPLPVERQQAFIDGLKNARREGRQYARDGREGRREVLRLLAAPQLDRAALDAALARTRAADSSLRAMVEASVADFAATLTPEERAEFAESLKLRGQWREPQPPPNPKKPEANAASGE, from the coding sequence ATGAACGGGTGCTCGTGGAAATATGCGCTGCTGGGCTCCGCGGCGCTCAACGTGTTTCTGCTCGGCTCGATTGCCGGCGGCGCGTATCAATGGTTCGCCGCGCACGGTGCGAATCAGCCGGCGGCGGCACAGGACCAGCGCGCGCTGCGTTTCGCTGCCGGGCCGCTGCCGGTCGAGCGGCAGCAGGCGTTTATCGATGGCCTGAAGAACGCGCGTCGCGAAGGGCGGCAGTATGCGCGCGATGGGCGCGAGGGGCGTCGCGAGGTACTGCGTCTGCTGGCCGCGCCGCAGCTCGATCGCGCGGCGCTCGATGCCGCGCTCGCGCGCACGCGCGCGGCTGACAGCAGCCTGCGCGCGATGGTCGAAGCGAGCGTCGCCGATTTCGCGGCGACGCTGACGCCCGAAGAGCGCGCCGAGTTCGCCGAGAGTCTGAAGCTGCGTGGGCAATGGCGCGAACCGCAGCCGCCGCCGAACCCGAAGAAGCCGGAGGCGAATGCCGCATCGGGGGAATAA
- a CDS encoding RNA polymerase sigma factor encodes MEPRVLNEAPPDPDAELIARVGREEPGAVRSLVARKLPRLLALATRMLGDRMEAEDVAQEVFVRIWKQAARWREGEAKFDTWMHRVALNLCYDRLRGQREDPSDELPDCADPAALPDARLEARADHARVRAALAALPTRQREALVLTYYQEMPNVDAAALMGVSVDALESLLARARRSLRAQLAGSGLSKDKS; translated from the coding sequence ATGGAGCCGCGCGTCTTGAACGAAGCCCCTCCCGATCCGGACGCCGAGCTGATCGCGCGAGTGGGCCGCGAGGAGCCCGGCGCGGTGCGCTCGCTGGTCGCGCGCAAGCTGCCGCGGCTGCTCGCGCTCGCCACGCGCATGCTCGGCGATCGCATGGAAGCGGAGGACGTCGCGCAGGAGGTCTTCGTGCGAATCTGGAAACAGGCGGCGCGCTGGCGTGAAGGCGAAGCGAAGTTCGACACGTGGATGCATCGGGTCGCGCTCAATCTTTGCTATGACCGTCTGCGCGGCCAGCGCGAAGACCCGAGCGACGAGCTGCCCGATTGCGCCGATCCCGCCGCGCTACCCGATGCGCGGCTCGAAGCACGCGCCGACCACGCGCGCGTGCGCGCGGCGCTCGCCGCGTTGCCGACGCGACAGCGCGAAGCGCTCGTGCTGACCTATTACCAGGAAATGCCGAACGTTGACGCCGCCGCCTTGATGGGCGTCAGCGTCGATGCGCTGGAAAGTCTGCTGGCCCGCGCGCGCCGCAGTCTGCGCGCTCAACTGGCCGGCAGCGGCCTTAGCAAGGACAAGTCATGA